Proteins encoded together in one Mycobacterium sp. MS1601 window:
- a CDS encoding ABC transporter ATP-binding protein: MSVLDVDDLRVSIGRQEIVRGVSFGVEREQTLGLVGESGSGKSMTVLAATGLLDAPGAKVSGSSTLGNDVELVGASARTLRQVHGGRIGFVFQDPGTSLNPLLTLERQITESLEAHRNQTRRAAKDRALELLEAVGLPEPQRRLDAYPHQLSGGQRQRVMIAIALACDPALLIADEPTTALDVTTQAQIIELVRNLQRDFGTAVVWISHDLGVIGQVADEVTVLREGAAVEQAPVLGVFDHPQHQYTRELLAARPMIGDHGPAAADPDAPVLLRVRDLDVRFPVQTPTGRSQVHAVKQLSFDIPRGTTLGLVGESGSGKSTVAAALTGQIKPDGGSAQLADTDVLATSGHEAKRLRRRISLVFQDPFSSLNPRARVGTAIAEPLLVHKLAGSRSGRAARVSELLELVGLPSGFASRYPHELSGGQRQRVSIARALATEPELLILDESTASLDVSVQSRVLELLARLQSELGLTYLFIAHDLAVVQRMCHQVLVLRNGSAVENRAAADLFANPAEDYTRALLDAVPPARPRAAIQ, translated from the coding sequence GTGAGTGTGCTTGATGTCGACGACCTTCGGGTGAGCATCGGCCGACAGGAGATCGTTCGCGGGGTCTCGTTCGGAGTCGAGCGGGAGCAGACGCTGGGCCTGGTCGGCGAGTCCGGATCGGGCAAGTCGATGACCGTGCTGGCTGCCACCGGCCTGTTGGATGCCCCGGGTGCGAAGGTCAGCGGTTCGAGCACCCTGGGCAACGACGTCGAGTTGGTCGGCGCCTCGGCCCGTACTCTGCGGCAGGTGCACGGCGGGCGGATCGGCTTCGTTTTCCAGGACCCCGGAACGTCGCTGAATCCTCTTCTGACGCTGGAGAGACAGATCACCGAATCGCTGGAGGCGCATCGCAATCAGACGCGCCGCGCTGCGAAGGACCGTGCGCTGGAACTCCTGGAGGCCGTCGGACTTCCGGAACCACAACGCCGGCTCGATGCCTACCCGCACCAGCTGTCCGGGGGTCAGCGCCAACGCGTGATGATCGCGATCGCGTTGGCGTGTGACCCGGCACTGCTGATCGCCGATGAGCCCACCACCGCCCTCGATGTCACCACCCAGGCGCAGATCATCGAGCTGGTGCGAAACCTGCAACGGGATTTCGGCACCGCTGTGGTGTGGATCAGCCATGACCTGGGGGTCATCGGACAGGTGGCCGACGAGGTGACGGTGCTGCGCGAGGGGGCCGCGGTAGAGCAGGCCCCGGTGCTCGGGGTGTTCGATCACCCGCAGCACCAGTACACCCGTGAGTTGCTGGCAGCCCGTCCCATGATCGGCGACCACGGACCAGCCGCCGCCGACCCGGACGCCCCGGTGCTGCTGCGCGTCCGCGACCTCGACGTGCGCTTCCCGGTTCAGACTCCGACCGGCAGGTCGCAAGTGCATGCCGTCAAACAGCTCTCGTTCGACATCCCCCGCGGCACCACTCTCGGCTTGGTGGGCGAGTCGGGATCGGGCAAGTCGACCGTGGCCGCAGCGCTCACAGGCCAGATCAAGCCGGACGGTGGCAGTGCACAACTCGCGGACACCGATGTCCTCGCCACCTCGGGCCATGAGGCCAAGAGATTGCGACGGCGCATCAGCCTGGTGTTCCAGGACCCGTTCTCGTCGTTGAATCCCCGCGCCCGCGTTGGGACTGCCATCGCCGAACCGCTGCTGGTGCACAAACTTGCCGGCAGTAGGAGTGGCCGCGCGGCAAGGGTGTCCGAACTCCTCGAACTCGTCGGACTGCCATCGGGATTCGCCTCGCGGTACCCGCATGAGCTCTCCGGCGGGCAGCGACAACGGGTGAGTATCGCCCGCGCTTTGGCCACCGAGCCGGAGCTACTGATCCTGGATGAGTCCACGGCTTCGTTGGATGTGTCGGTGCAGTCGCGGGTGTTGGAATTGTTGGCGCGACTGCAATCCGAGCTGGGGTTGACGTACCTGTTCATCGCACACGATCTGGCTGTGGTGCAACGGATGTGCCATCAGGTACTGGTGCTGCGTAATGGCAGCGCCGTCGAGAATCGCGCTGCCGCCGACCTGTTTGCCAACCCCGCCGAGGACTACACACGTGCTCTGCTGGATGCGGTGCCGCCGGCACGGCCGCGCGCAGCGATCCAGTAA
- a CDS encoding ABC transporter permease, with translation MTRAAEPDARLSSWRILASNPVTVISGALLVLVAAIAVTAGWIAPYGINDIDVPNALQSPSGAHWFGTDELGRDVLSRVLVGIQASLQIAVVSVAFAAVVGVSVGLVAGYWGGWLDAVFMRIVDVMFAFPVLLLALAVVAILGPGVTTTILAIGIVYTPIFARVARASTLSVRVEPYVAASRTMGTGHGYILRRHILPNIAGPLIVQISLSLAFAILSEAALSFLGLGIQPPQPSLGRMIFDSQGFVTLAWWMAVFPGAAIFVTVLAFNLFGDGLRDVLDPKQRTVAEARRSGGAP, from the coding sequence ATGACCCGAGCCGCAGAACCCGACGCCAGGCTGTCATCCTGGCGCATCCTGGCATCCAATCCGGTGACGGTGATCAGCGGAGCACTGCTGGTGCTGGTGGCCGCCATCGCCGTCACCGCAGGCTGGATCGCTCCCTACGGCATCAACGACATCGACGTACCCAACGCCCTCCAATCGCCCAGCGGCGCACACTGGTTCGGCACCGACGAACTGGGTCGCGACGTGCTGTCGCGGGTGCTGGTCGGCATCCAGGCGTCACTGCAGATTGCGGTCGTCAGTGTGGCGTTCGCCGCAGTGGTGGGCGTGAGTGTGGGTTTGGTGGCTGGATATTGGGGCGGCTGGCTGGATGCGGTGTTCATGCGCATCGTCGACGTGATGTTCGCGTTTCCGGTGCTGCTGCTGGCACTGGCCGTGGTTGCGATTCTCGGGCCGGGCGTCACGACCACCATCTTGGCGATCGGCATCGTCTACACCCCGATCTTCGCCCGCGTAGCCAGGGCCAGCACCCTGAGTGTGCGAGTGGAACCGTATGTGGCGGCCTCGCGCACCATGGGCACTGGACACGGTTACATTCTGCGTCGCCACATCCTGCCCAACATCGCCGGACCTTTGATCGTCCAGATTTCGCTGTCGTTGGCGTTCGCCATTCTGTCGGAGGCCGCTTTGTCGTTCCTGGGCTTGGGCATTCAACCGCCACAGCCGTCGCTGGGCCGGATGATCTTCGACTCCCAGGGATTCGTGACATTGGCCTGGTGGATGGCAGTGTTCCCCGGCGCGGCCATCTTCGTCACGGTGTTGGCGTTCAACCTGTTCGGTGACGGCCTGCGCGACGTGCTCGATCCCAAGCAGCGCACCGTCGCCGAGGCCCGCAGATCGGGAGGTGCACCGTGA
- a CDS encoding ABC transporter permease, translating into MRFLVRRLLYTAVVLFGVLVVVFALVHLVPGDPVRIALGTRYSPEAYEALRSASGLDRPLIEQFFSYIGSALTGDLGVSFRNGAPVTLTLLDRLPATVSLAVVGILIALVIAIPAGIYSALHEGKLSDAIVRVTSQFGVSIPDFWMGILLIALFSTTLGWLPTSGYRPLLSDPVGWLQHIILPALTVGVVAGAIMTRYIRSAVLEVASSGYVRTARSKGLPPAVITERHIVRNALVPVLTITGIQLATILGGVIVVEVVFAWPGLGRLVFNAVAARDYPVIQGAVLLIAALFLLINLVVDTLYAVVDPRIRLS; encoded by the coding sequence ATGCGATTCCTGGTACGACGGCTGCTGTACACGGCTGTGGTGCTGTTCGGAGTGCTGGTGGTGGTGTTCGCGCTGGTCCACCTCGTTCCCGGTGATCCCGTGCGAATCGCATTGGGCACCAGGTACTCCCCCGAAGCCTACGAAGCCCTGCGTTCGGCCAGCGGTCTGGACCGCCCGCTGATCGAGCAGTTCTTCTCCTATATCGGCTCCGCGCTCACCGGCGATCTCGGCGTGAGCTTCCGTAACGGTGCTCCGGTGACGCTCACGCTGCTGGACCGGCTGCCCGCCACGGTGTCGCTGGCTGTGGTCGGCATCCTCATCGCGTTGGTCATCGCCATTCCCGCGGGCATCTACTCCGCGCTGCACGAGGGCAAGCTCAGCGACGCAATCGTCCGCGTGACAAGCCAATTCGGTGTTTCCATCCCCGACTTCTGGATGGGAATCCTGCTGATCGCGCTGTTCTCCACCACGCTGGGCTGGCTGCCGACGTCGGGTTACCGGCCGCTGCTGAGTGATCCCGTCGGCTGGCTGCAACACATCATCCTGCCGGCACTGACGGTCGGTGTGGTGGCCGGTGCCATCATGACCCGCTACATCCGATCCGCGGTGTTGGAGGTCGCGTCGTCCGGATACGTGCGCACCGCGCGCTCGAAAGGCCTGCCGCCCGCCGTGATCACCGAACGCCACATCGTCCGCAACGCCCTGGTGCCGGTGTTGACCATCACCGGTATCCAGTTGGCCACCATCCTCGGCGGGGTCATCGTCGTCGAGGTGGTGTTCGCCTGGCCTGGTCTCGGCCGGCTGGTGTTCAACGCGGTGGCGGCCCGCGACTATCCGGTGATCCAGGGGGCGGTGCTGCTGATCGCCGCGCTGTTCCTGTTGATCAATCTGGTCGTCGACACCCTCTACGCCGTGGTCGACCCGAGGATCCGGCTGTCATGA
- a CDS encoding ABC transporter substrate-binding protein, producing the protein MQRPAVSTAVTMLSAVLTALLMAGCSTGQRVDLGDGAGNLIAAIAGEPDQLDPHKTSAYFSFEVLENVYDTLVEPDANLVMQPALAQSWQVSPDQLTWTFRLRPGARFHDGSPLTADDVVFSYRRIIDEELTNVDKFSAVADVSAPDPATVVIRLDRPTPNLLTNIGGFKGMAIVSRKNVESGQITTHPVGTGPFAFAGQRSGDSITLRANPDYWAGPPKIPGVTFRFISEPSTALSALQAGEIDWTDSVPTQRVSQLESDDSINLAVTPSNDYWYLALNGAKAPWNDVRVRQAIAYGIDREAIVQATSYGTAALNQLAIPEGNPWFTPYDTYTYDIDKAKSLLHEAGAQPQNLDMLVTSEYPETVTAAQIIADNLEPLGITVNIRTVDFATWLDEQNNGNFDMLMMGWLGNIDPDDFYYAQHHSNGTSNAQKFSDPEVDRLLDAGRVETDRDARADDYAKAASLIADNVSYIYLYNPSVIQAWTPALQGYEARRDGAIRFRTAELTDEGAA; encoded by the coding sequence ATGCAAAGGCCAGCGGTGTCAACCGCTGTCACCATGCTGTCCGCAGTGTTGACAGCGTTGCTGATGGCCGGATGCTCAACCGGTCAACGGGTTGATCTCGGCGACGGCGCGGGCAATCTCATAGCTGCCATCGCCGGCGAGCCAGATCAGTTGGATCCTCACAAGACCTCGGCGTACTTCTCGTTCGAGGTCTTGGAGAACGTCTACGACACGCTGGTCGAGCCGGACGCCAACCTGGTGATGCAACCCGCGCTGGCGCAGTCGTGGCAGGTCTCCCCCGATCAGCTGACGTGGACGTTTCGATTACGACCCGGGGCGAGGTTCCACGACGGCAGCCCATTGACCGCTGACGACGTGGTGTTCTCCTACCGCCGCATCATCGACGAAGAGCTGACCAACGTCGACAAGTTCAGCGCTGTCGCCGATGTCAGCGCACCCGATCCTGCCACCGTCGTGATCCGGCTGGACCGACCCACCCCGAACCTGCTGACCAACATCGGTGGATTCAAGGGCATGGCCATCGTGTCCCGCAAGAACGTCGAAAGCGGCCAGATCACCACCCATCCGGTGGGCACCGGCCCCTTCGCCTTTGCAGGCCAGCGCAGCGGCGACTCCATCACCCTGCGGGCGAACCCGGATTACTGGGCCGGCCCGCCGAAGATCCCCGGCGTCACCTTCCGCTTCATCTCCGAGCCGTCAACGGCTTTGTCGGCACTGCAAGCAGGCGAGATCGATTGGACCGATTCGGTTCCCACCCAGCGGGTTTCACAACTCGAGAGTGACGACTCGATCAACCTGGCCGTGACCCCCAGCAATGACTACTGGTATCTGGCCCTCAATGGCGCCAAAGCGCCGTGGAACGACGTCCGCGTGCGCCAAGCCATCGCCTACGGCATCGACCGCGAGGCCATCGTGCAGGCCACCAGCTACGGCACCGCCGCACTGAACCAGTTGGCCATTCCCGAGGGCAATCCATGGTTCACGCCGTACGACACGTACACCTATGACATCGACAAGGCGAAATCGCTGCTGCACGAGGCTGGGGCACAGCCGCAGAACCTCGACATGCTGGTCACCAGCGAGTACCCAGAGACCGTGACAGCGGCCCAGATCATCGCCGACAACCTCGAACCACTGGGTATCACGGTGAACATCCGCACCGTCGACTTCGCCACCTGGCTCGACGAGCAGAACAACGGCAATTTCGACATGCTCATGATGGGTTGGTTGGGCAACATCGACCCCGACGACTTCTATTACGCCCAGCACCACAGCAACGGCACCAGCAACGCGCAGAAGTTCTCCGACCCGGAGGTGGACCGTCTGCTCGACGCGGGCCGTGTCGAGACCGACCGCGACGCCCGCGCCGATGACTACGCCAAGGCGGCCTCTCTGATCGCCGACAATGTCAGCTACATCTACCTGTACAACCCGTCGGTGATCCAGGCCTGGACGCCGGCACTGCAGGGATACGAAGCACGTCGCGACGGCGCCATCCGCTTCCGTACCGCCGAACTGACGGACGAGGGTGCAGCGTGA
- a CDS encoding PE-PPE domain-containing protein: protein MARSGNRRGKALATAGLAVASAFALGLSPAMAAIPSTYYVRGTNIGGVPPEDVHRAWVDGTVAVAVGAHGAPVKVQYPGGFWPVSHGYLGDPTYGDSVDLGVRNLGNAIIAGGDADNPVIIHGYSQGAVVATDYLREHPGEGNIYVLAANPNRPNGGILQRFSGLYIPILGVSFSGATPTDDEIVVDIARQYDGWADFPKYPLNLLATANALLGIVYLHGKYPEDVTPEVLADLEPSTHGNTTYYLVPTKRLPLLMPLQGILPESALDTLDAPLRAIIETGYDRVDYGVPTPAAVVPTSRAATAAQFSEPEPAEDAEPADKRRRPDFRDGKEADETSDTTTDSDDQPDVDNQTTEIGESAVGGEPDVETSGSSTDTGPDDKDDAPAESPSEADQGSPAA, encoded by the coding sequence ATGGCCAGATCAGGCAACAGACGCGGCAAGGCGCTCGCCACTGCGGGGCTGGCGGTGGCAAGCGCCTTCGCGCTCGGCTTGTCACCAGCAATGGCTGCAATACCGAGTACGTACTACGTGCGGGGTACCAACATCGGTGGCGTTCCCCCGGAAGATGTTCACCGCGCCTGGGTCGACGGCACCGTCGCAGTGGCGGTGGGCGCCCACGGCGCACCGGTCAAGGTGCAGTATCCCGGTGGATTCTGGCCGGTGTCGCACGGTTATCTCGGCGATCCCACCTACGGTGATTCCGTCGACCTGGGGGTGCGCAACCTGGGCAACGCCATCATCGCGGGGGGCGATGCCGATAATCCGGTGATCATCCATGGCTATTCACAAGGCGCGGTGGTGGCCACCGACTACCTGCGCGAGCACCCGGGCGAGGGCAACATCTACGTGTTGGCCGCCAACCCGAACCGGCCGAACGGCGGCATCCTGCAACGCTTCAGCGGCCTGTACATCCCCATTCTCGGGGTGTCGTTCAGCGGGGCGACCCCCACCGACGACGAGATCGTGGTCGACATCGCCCGGCAGTACGACGGGTGGGCCGACTTCCCGAAGTACCCCCTCAACCTGCTCGCGACGGCCAACGCACTGCTGGGCATCGTGTATCTCCATGGCAAGTACCCCGAAGACGTCACCCCGGAGGTGCTGGCCGATCTCGAACCCAGCACCCATGGCAACACCACCTACTACCTGGTGCCCACCAAACGGCTTCCGCTGCTGATGCCGCTGCAGGGAATCCTGCCCGAATCGGCACTCGATACCCTCGATGCGCCCTTGCGCGCGATTATCGAGACCGGTTACGACAGAGTCGATTACGGCGTTCCCACACCTGCGGCGGTGGTTCCGACCAGCAGAGCCGCTACCGCCGCGCAGTTCTCCGAACCCGAGCCCGCCGAGGATGCCGAGCCCGCGGACAAGCGCCGCAGACCGGATTTCCGCGACGGTAAAGAAGCCGACGAAACCTCTGACACCACAACCGATTCCGACGACCAACCGGACGTCGACAACCAGACGACCGAGATCGGCGAGTCTGCGGTGGGTGGCGAACCCGACGTCGAGACGTCGGGCAGCAGTACCGACACCGGGCCGGACGACAAAGACGACGCGCCCGCCGAGTCGCCCTCCGAAGCCGATCAAGGCTCCCCCGCGGCCTGA
- a CDS encoding NAD(P)H-dependent amine dehydrogenase family protein: MVIAEIVDHPNFDLVGVGVSNPDKVGRDVGEICELAAPLGLTATDDVDTLIALRPDAVVHYGPTAAHAEDNIRLISRFLRAGIDVCSTAMTPWVWPAMTLNPPNWITPIEQACAEGGASCFTTGIDPGFANDLFPMTLMGLCSQVRKVRASELLDYTNYEGDYEFEMGIGREPDYRPLLQHPDVLIFAWGATVPMMAHAAGIELDEITTTWEKWVTPTERKTVKGVISPGQVAAVRFTINGVYRGETRIQLEHVNRIGQDAAPDWPSGTQDDVYRVDIEGTPSIFQETAFRFTDGSGRDPATAGCLATGLRALNAVPAVNDLPAGWVTALDLPLIPGVGTIR, translated from the coding sequence ATGGTGATCGCCGAGATCGTCGATCACCCGAACTTCGACCTGGTGGGTGTGGGCGTCAGCAACCCCGACAAGGTGGGGCGCGATGTCGGCGAGATCTGTGAACTGGCCGCACCGCTCGGGCTCACGGCCACCGACGACGTGGACACACTGATCGCGCTGCGTCCCGACGCGGTGGTGCACTACGGGCCAACCGCGGCGCACGCCGAGGACAACATCCGGCTGATCAGCCGCTTTTTGCGGGCCGGCATCGACGTCTGCTCGACGGCGATGACACCATGGGTGTGGCCGGCGATGACACTGAACCCGCCGAACTGGATCACGCCCATCGAGCAGGCCTGCGCCGAGGGTGGCGCGTCGTGCTTCACCACCGGCATCGACCCCGGTTTTGCCAACGACCTGTTCCCGATGACGCTGATGGGCCTGTGCTCGCAGGTCCGCAAGGTCAGGGCCTCCGAGTTGCTGGACTACACCAACTACGAGGGCGACTACGAGTTCGAGATGGGGATCGGGCGCGAACCCGACTACCGTCCGCTGCTGCAGCACCCTGACGTACTGATCTTCGCCTGGGGTGCGACGGTTCCGATGATGGCGCACGCGGCGGGGATCGAACTCGACGAAATCACCACCACCTGGGAGAAGTGGGTAACGCCCACCGAGCGCAAGACCGTCAAAGGCGTCATCTCGCCGGGGCAGGTCGCTGCCGTGCGCTTCACCATCAACGGTGTGTACCGCGGCGAAACCAGGATCCAGCTGGAACATGTCAACCGGATCGGTCAGGATGCCGCACCGGACTGGCCGTCGGGCACACAGGACGACGTCTACCGCGTCGACATCGAAGGAACCCCCAGCATCTTCCAGGAGACGGCGTTCCGGTTCACCGATGGTTCCGGTCGCGATCCGGCCACCGCCGGCTGCCTGGCCACGGGATTACGCGCGCTCAATGCCGTACCGGCCGTCAACGATCTGCCCGCGGGGTGGGTGACGGCCCTGGACCTGCCGCTGATCCCCGGGGTGGGCACCATCCGCTGA